A single Xiphias gladius isolate SHS-SW01 ecotype Sanya breed wild chromosome 18, ASM1685928v1, whole genome shotgun sequence DNA region contains:
- the nsfl1c gene encoding NSFL1 cofactor p47, giving the protein MASQEESVREFVAVTDVDEERARFFLESAGWNLQLALASFFEDGADDDIVTLPQPEGGSSVSRSAGPSTQPRVTSFRDLMHEAEEESDEEEGQRFFAGGSERSGQQIVGPPKKKSSNEVVEDLFKGAREHGAVPLDRSGRGPGEPSKAKAFVGGGYRLGAAPEEESTYVAGERQASNSQQDVHVVLKLWKTGFSLDNGELRNYNDPGNANFLEAIRRGEIPLELRQRSRGGQVNLDMEDHRDEDFTKPKLAFKAFEGEGQKLGSATPELVSAPATSQQDQAANEAQASASVTLDPSQPVTNIQIRLADGGRLVQKFNHTHRVSDVRRFVVAARPAMAAREFALMTTFPNKELEDESQTLEQANLLNAVIVQRLK; this is encoded by the exons ATGGCGAGCCAAGAGGAGTCTGTGAGGGAGTTCGTCGCCGTTACTGATGTGGATGAGGAGCGGGCCCGCTTTTTCCTGGAGTCGGCCGGCTGGAATTTGCAG CTCGCACTCGCCAGTTTCTTTGAGGATGGAGCTGATGACGACATAGTGACGCTTCCTCAACCTGAGGGGGGCTCCTCGGTGTCCCGGTCTGCAGGGCCAAG CACTCAGCCCAGGGTGACCTCCTTCAGAGATCTGATGcatgaggcagaggaggagagtgatgaggaggaaggCCAAAG GTTTTTTGCGGGGGGATCAGAGCGCAGTGGGCAGCAGATCGTTGGCCCTCCCAAGAAGAAGAGCTCTAATGAAGTGGTGGAGGATCTGTTCAAGGGAGCCAGAGAACATGGAGCTGTGCCTCTGGACCGGAGTGGGAGAGGGCCAGGAGAGCCCAGTAAAGCCAAG GCCTTTGTAGGTGGAGGTTACAGACTAGGAGCAGCTCCTGAGGAGGAGTCAACCTATGTGGCTGGAGAGAGGCAAGCCTCCAACAGCCAGCAGGAT gtacACGTGGTGCTTAAATTGTGGAAGACAGGTTTCAGTCTGGATAATGGTGAGCTCAGAAACTACAACGATCCTGGAAATGCCAACTTCCTCGAGGCAATCAGAAGGGG GGAGATCCCCCTGGAGTTGAGGCAGCGGTCTCGAGGGGGCCAGGTCAACTTGGACATGGAAGACCACAGGGACGAGGACTTCACCAAACCCAAGTTGGCCTTCAAGGCCTTTGAAGGTGAAGGACAGAAGCTGGGAAG TGCCACCCCAGAGTTGGTTTCAGCTCCGGCCACCTCCCAGCAGGACCAGGCTGCCAACGAGGCCCAAGCCAGTGCCTCTGTGACCCTCGACCCCTCTCAGCCCGTCACTAACATTCAGATCCGACTGGCCGACGGTGGCAGGCTGGTCCAAAAGTTCAACCATACCCACAG GGTGTCCGACGTGCGCCGGTTTGTGGTAGCGGCTCGGCCCGCCATGGCAGCCAGAGAGTTTGCTCTCATGACCACTTTCCCCAACAAGGAGCTGGAGGACGAGAGCCAGACACTGGAGCAGGCCAACCTCCTCAACGCTGTCATCGTCCAGCGGCTAAAGTGA